The following are encoded together in the Azospirillum brasilense genome:
- a CDS encoding ABC transporter permease subunit, whose product MSAATLNHDGAFAAARRRLRFGPLWLAAPGLAFLAIFFLFPVLRLLGLSVQDLETSAWTGDHYARIVATDVYFRVLMSTFRIAGLTALLSLLFGYPLAYWLAQLPERQRGLAILAVMVPFWTSYLVKTFAWMVILGRTGVINQILSGTGMSPLPLLHNEFGVMAGMVHAMLPLAVLTMLPVMTTLDRRLVQAAETLGAPPANAFWLVYFQLSLPGVAAAGLLTFISSLGFFIVPALLGGPQQTMLAQLIITQIQEMLNWAFAGALATFMLVAALVTCWVYDRLFGLSSLSGETSGRTGGGQGRLREAGMGILSALAKASTALGGPLGRLLGPKVMDRLLPLYSTAVIVFLVAPALVVVPIAFTTSPFLDFPPPGYGLEWFRVYFNSDLWVSATIRSFAVAFATAVLATLVAGLAALALARSSSRWRGAIFAFFLAPMIVPRIVIAVGLFYLFAQIGLVATDLGLIIGHTVLALPFAFVAISAVVKGHDWRLDQAAATLGANRFRTLMLVTVPLIRGGLVAAFLFAFITSFDELTVAIFVSGGVKTTLPKQMWDDMILQLNPTLAAVSVVVFAIVMALLLMAEWLRRPAR is encoded by the coding sequence ATGAGCGCCGCCACTCTGAACCATGACGGAGCCTTCGCCGCGGCGCGGCGGCGGCTGCGCTTCGGCCCGCTGTGGCTGGCCGCCCCCGGGCTCGCCTTCCTGGCCATTTTCTTCCTGTTCCCGGTGCTGCGGCTGCTCGGCCTCAGCGTCCAGGACCTGGAGACCTCGGCCTGGACCGGCGACCATTACGCCCGCATCGTCGCCACGGACGTCTATTTCCGCGTCCTGATGAGCACCTTCCGCATCGCCGGGCTGACCGCCCTGCTGTCGCTCCTGTTCGGCTATCCGCTGGCCTACTGGCTGGCGCAGTTGCCGGAGCGCCAGCGCGGGCTGGCGATCCTGGCGGTGATGGTGCCCTTCTGGACCAGCTATCTGGTGAAGACCTTCGCCTGGATGGTCATCCTGGGGCGCACCGGCGTCATCAACCAGATCCTCTCCGGCACCGGGATGTCCCCCCTGCCGCTGCTGCACAACGAGTTCGGCGTGATGGCCGGCATGGTCCACGCCATGCTGCCGCTGGCCGTGCTGACCATGCTGCCGGTGATGACCACCCTCGACCGCCGGCTGGTCCAGGCGGCGGAGACGCTGGGTGCCCCGCCGGCCAACGCCTTCTGGCTGGTCTACTTCCAGCTCTCGCTGCCCGGCGTGGCGGCGGCAGGCCTGCTCACCTTCATCTCCTCGCTGGGCTTCTTCATCGTGCCGGCGCTGCTCGGCGGGCCGCAGCAGACCATGTTGGCGCAGCTCATCATCACCCAGATCCAGGAGATGCTGAACTGGGCCTTCGCCGGCGCGCTGGCCACCTTCATGCTGGTCGCGGCGCTGGTCACCTGCTGGGTCTACGACCGGCTGTTCGGCCTGTCTTCCCTGTCGGGTGAGACGTCCGGGCGGACCGGCGGCGGCCAGGGCCGCCTGCGCGAGGCCGGGATGGGCATCCTGTCGGCGCTCGCCAAGGCATCGACGGCGCTGGGCGGACCGCTCGGGCGTCTGCTGGGGCCGAAGGTGATGGACCGGCTGCTGCCGCTCTACTCCACGGCGGTGATCGTCTTCCTGGTCGCTCCGGCGCTGGTCGTGGTGCCCATCGCCTTCACCACCTCCCCCTTCCTCGACTTCCCGCCGCCGGGCTACGGGCTGGAGTGGTTCCGGGTCTACTTCAACTCCGACCTCTGGGTGTCGGCGACGATCCGCTCCTTCGCGGTGGCCTTCGCCACGGCGGTCCTGGCGACGCTGGTGGCCGGCTTGGCCGCGCTGGCGCTCGCCCGTTCCTCCTCGCGCTGGCGGGGGGCGATCTTCGCTTTCTTCCTGGCGCCGATGATCGTGCCGCGCATCGTCATCGCGGTCGGGCTGTTCTACCTGTTCGCCCAGATCGGGCTGGTCGCCACCGACCTCGGCCTGATCATCGGCCACACGGTGCTGGCCCTGCCCTTCGCCTTCGTCGCCATCTCCGCGGTGGTCAAGGGGCACGACTGGCGGCTGGACCAGGCGGCGGCGACGCTGGGGGCGAACCGCTTCCGGACGCTGATGCTGGTCACCGTCCCGCTGATCCGCGGCGGTCTGGTGGCGGCCTTCCTGTTCGCCTTCATCACCTCCTTCGACGAGCTGACCGTGGCGATCTTCGTCAGCGGCGGCGTCAAGACCACGCTTCCGAAGCAGATGTGGGACGACATGATCCTCCAGTTGAACCCGACGCTGGCCGCCGTGTCCGTCGTGGTCTTCGCGATCGTGATGGCCCTGCTGCTGATGGCGGAATGGCTGCGCCGTCCGGCGCGCTGA